Sequence from the Gemmatimonadota bacterium genome:
TCGGGCAGACGGTGAACTCCTACCACGATGGCACCCGGGACTTCGCCGACCTGCTCCGGGCCATCGGTGCGGTGGATGGCATTCGCCGGCTGCGCTTCACGTCGCCGTACCCGACCGACTTCACGCCGCGCGTGATCGAGGCGATGGCAACGACCCCGGCCGTCTGCGAGCATGTACACCTGCCGGTGCAGAGCGGTTCGAATGCGACGTTGAAGCGGATGCTGCGCCGCTACACGCGGGAGCGCTACCTCGAAGTGGTCGGGGAACTGCGAGCTGCGATCCCGGCGATCACCTTCTCGACCGACATCATCGTCGGGTTCCCCGGGGAGCGCGAGGAGGATTTCGCCGAGACGTTGTCGATCGTGGAAGCGGCCGGCTTCGATGACGCCTACACCTTCAAGTACTCGGTGCGCGAAGGGACGCCGGCGGAGAAGATCAAGGATCACGTTCCCGATGAGGTGGCCTCGGAACGGCTCGACCGATTGATCGCCACGGCGCGGGCACAGACGCGCCGCCGGAACGCGGGGCGAGTCGGCGAGCGGCACGAGGTCCTGGTGGAGCGGCCGGCAAAGCGCGGCGACCTGATGCTCGGGCGCACGCGCCAGAATGCGATGGTCCTGGTGGATCTGCCGGTCTCCTCGATCGGGACCTACCACCAGGTGCGACTCACTGGCACCACGGGCTCCACCTTCACGGCGGCGCTCGCTCAACCTGCTCTGGCGGTTCTATGATCCTGAATGTGATGGAACACCACGTGCACGAAGCATACGATCGTCTCAAGGGAATGGTCCCCGGCTTCCTCGATACCCCGAATCACCGGGAAGACGTGGTCGTCTATGCGCTGAACCGGCTGCAGCCGAAATACGTCGTGACTTCGACTGGCAAGGCCGTGACCGAGGTCGCGCTAGACACGGCGCAGCATCGGACGACGATCGAGGTGCAGGTCATCGAGGCACTGCGTCAGGTCGCCCGGGTGCCGCGCGAACGTCCGGTGACCGCCGCACCCGGATGAGCCCGCCGCGCGGCGCGCTTCTCCTGCTGTTTGCCTTCGGGGCCGGTCTCGTGACCGGCCTCGCTCGTTTTTCCGACCCTCGCCTCGTTGTCGTGGTCCTCGTGATCACGATCTACATCCTCCGTCGTGGCGCCGGAGCGTTCGTGGCGCTCGCCGTCCTGGGCGGGGTGCTCGCGGCGATCGCCGAGCTCAACGCGCGTCCGATGCGGTGCACCGCCCGTCTGCCACTCGGCGAATCACGGCTGGTGCTCCGGCTGGTCGATCCGGGACAGGGAAGCGGCCGCGCCGAGCTCCCTGGGCGCTGCCGCGGCACCGTGATGGTGCGCTGGCCTCGGAACAGCGCGCCTCGGGCGGGAGAATTCGTCGCGGTCACCGCACGGTGGTTGCCACGTCAGCTGCCACTCGGCTTTGGCGGCGGGCTGCTCGTGGTGCGGCGGATCGAGCGTCGTTGGGGCCACCCCGGCCTGCTCGCACGCGCGCGGAACGGCATCGCGACGCGCGTGGATGCCCTCTACGGGCCGCGCGCGGCGATGGTCGCCGCCCTGCTGGTCGGATGGCGCGGCGAAATCGATCCCGATGTGCAGCAGGCGTTCACCGCCGCCGGCCTGGTGCACATTCTCGCGATCTCCGGATTCCATGTCGGCCTGCTCGCCGGCTGGGTACTGCTCATCCTGCATCTCGTTGGCGTGCGCAGGCATCCCGCCGAGTCCGCCGCCGCCGCCGTGGCCGTCGGCTATGCCGCGTTCCTCGGCTGGCCCGCACCGGCCGCTCGCGCCGCGCTCCTCGGCGTGATGCTGGCGTGGTGCCGATGGCGCCAGCGGCAGGTGACGCCCGGTGCATTGCTGGCGCTCAGTGCCTTCCTTGTCCTGCTGCTCGATCCCGCGGCCGTCATCTCGGTCGGGGCATGGCTCTCGGTGACGGCGTTGCTCGGCGTGACGGTCGCGACCCGGTGGAGCGATCGCACCATGTCGAAGCATGCCCTGGTGCGGTCGCTGGTCGGCTCAATCGGGGCGATGCTCACGACCGCGCCGCTCACGGCGATGGTCTTCGGCCAGGTTGCGCCGATCAGCATTCTCCTGAATCTCGTCGCGGTGCCACTGGCGGCCTTGCTGGTCCCGGCGCTGCTCGCGTCGCTGCTGCTCTACCCGTTCCTCCCTGCGATGGCCGCCGCTTTTGCCGCCTCGGGTGGGGTACTGCTCGCCGCACTGCAACGAGTTGCGGAGGTGGGCTCGAACGCCCCCGGTGCTGGCGTCGCAGGCGCGGCGGGGATCGGCGCCTCGCTGCCGTGGCTCGCGGCCCTGGGCCTCGCGGCGTGGGCCGTGGCGGGTCGGACGACGGCGCAGGAGGCCGGGCGCCGGCTCGCGTGGGGTGGGGTCGCCGCGATGTGGATAACACTCCTGCCGGGGATCGCCGGGCCCCGGCCCATCGGAGACGGACATCTCGCGTTAGTTTTCGCGGATGTGGGGCAGGGCGACGCCGCGCTGATTCGCACGCCGGCTGGACACTGGATCATGGTCGACGCGGGCCCCGCCGACGCTCGCTGGAATGCCGGGACGAAGGTGCTGGTGCCGCTCCTCCGCCGTCTCCGCATCACGCGACTCGAGGCAATCCTCCTCTCCCACGCCCACCGCGACCATGTCGGCGGGGCGGCGGCGGTGACCGATGCCGTGCCGGTCGGGGTCGCACTGGACCCGGGAGAGTCGTTCGAGGAAACGGCCTATTTCGCCTGGCTCGAAGCAATTGCGCGGCGCGGGGTCCGTTGGCACCCGGTCGTCGCGGGCGAACAGTTCCAGATGGACGGCGTCTCCTTCCGCCTGGTGCATCCGCCGCGAGTCTGGCCCAGCGCCGGCGAGGACCTCAATGAGGATTCCGCCGTCCTCGAGGTCCGCTGGCACGACTTTCGGGCGCTGCTGATGGGGGATGCCGGCATGGTTGCGGAGCGAGCGTTCGCCGGGGCCGTCGGCCGGGTGGACATCCTGAAGGTTGGGCATCATGGCTCCCGAACCGCCTCGTCGGCCGATTTCCTCGCCGAGACGCGGCCACAAGTCGCCGTAGTGAGCGTGGGGCAGAACCGCTATGGCCACCCCACCCCCGAGGCCATGAGCCGGCTGCAGCACGCCGGGGCACGGATCTGGCGGACCGACCGGGAAGGCCACATCACCGTCGAGACCGACGGACATGAATTCACCGTGCGGGGCGCCTCGGGTCTCGCGACGTTTACCGCCGGCCGTCGCGCCGGCCCCAGGAGACGCCGTGCTCCCAAACACCCAGGTCACCACCCTCGAGCGCTTCATCCTCGATCAGGAGCGTGAGC
This genomic interval carries:
- a CDS encoding late competence development ComFB family protein; this encodes MILNVMEHHVHEAYDRLKGMVPGFLDTPNHREDVVVYALNRLQPKYVVTSTGKAVTEVALDTAQHRTTIEVQVIEALRQVARVPRERPVTAAPG
- the miaB gene encoding tRNA (N6-isopentenyl adenosine(37)-C2)-methylthiotransferase MiaB — encoded protein: MKQVWIETYGCQMNVADTELMFGVLAREGYAQASQPEGADVMLVNTCAVRDNAEQRVIGRVGELQRHKHPGVILGVVGCMAQRLGPILLEQVPAVDLVVGPDAYRNLPELLSHAAAGQRRADVEYRGWEHYEDIPQLREPGPTAYVTVQRGCDYRCTFCIVPTTRGPERSRQLTDVVTEVQRLAGEGVSEVTLLGQTVNSYHDGTRDFADLLRAIGAVDGIRRLRFTSPYPTDFTPRVIEAMATTPAVCEHVHLPVQSGSNATLKRMLRRYTRERYLEVVGELRAAIPAITFSTDIIVGFPGEREEDFAETLSIVEAAGFDDAYTFKYSVREGTPAEKIKDHVPDEVASERLDRLIATARAQTRRRNAGRVGERHEVLVERPAKRGDLMLGRTRQNAMVLVDLPVSSIGTYHQVRLTGTTGSTFTAALAQPALAVL